The following proteins are co-located in the Scomber scombrus chromosome 2, fScoSco1.1, whole genome shotgun sequence genome:
- the LOC133985762 gene encoding erythroblast NAD(P)(+)--arginine ADP-ribosyltransferase-like, with amino-acid sequence MLTSSYYPVPPSSNVALFSIDEIDLEEIPRSAKVETVSLMSAAKVLSILPSNPPAHSNEVIAALKYQTVIALHACLMLMKGNKLTLAPLSLLLGWMLLVDSARISFIFTLQEESQIIPMTMVENAVDDMYFTCNGTMSKMIQDKYFTKENTGKFAKVWKNAERCAKKKLNDKDTVDKALNKDHMQAICVYTSEYEQFYSIFNEAVRTKMSEYNTSFRFHYLHFWLTSAIQILNNNMNCHTTYRRTKAEFSGKVNQIVRFGYFTSSSYDTTLTRFGTKTCFKIKTCSGAYLKHYSTLRENEQEVLIPPYEKFKITGKEKGEFVKGLDDCEVVYFLESTGIQSNLNCKAAYE; translated from the exons ATGCTCACATCCTCCTACTACCCCGTCCCTCCCTCCAGTAATGTGGCATTGTTCAGTATTGATGAGATTGACCTTGAGGAAATCCCCCGCAGTGCTAAAGTGGAGACTGTCAGTCTGATGAGTGCTGCCAAG GTTCTCTCCATCCTGCCCTCCAATCCACCTGCACATTCTAATGAGGTGATTGCAGCACTCAAATACCAGACTGTGATCGCATTGCATGCCTGCCTCATGT TGATGAAGGGTAACAAGCTGACTCTTGCTCCTCTGTCTTTGCTCCTTGGCTGGATGCTGCTTGTGGACTCTGCCAGG ATCAGTTTTATCTTCACTCTACAAGAAGAAAGCCAGATCATACCAATGACCATGGTTGAAAATGCTGTTGATGACATGTACTTTACGTGCAATGGAACAATGTCAAAAATGATCCAGgacaaatatttcacaaaagAGAACACCGGGAAATTTGCAAAGGTCTGGAAAAACGCAGAACGTTGTgcaaaaaagaaactaaatgaCAAAGATACAGTGGATAAGGCTTTAAACAAGGATCATATGCAAGCAATCTGTGTTTATACCTCTGAATATGAACAATTTTATAGCATTTTCAATGAAGCAGTCCGGACCAAAATGAGTGAATACAACACTTCCTTCCGATTTCACTATTTACATTTCTGGTTGACATCTGCCATACAGATCCTCAATAATAATATGAACTGTCACACTACTTACCGTAGAACCAAGGCTGAGTTTAGTGGCAAAGTCAACCAAATAGTTAGATTTGGGTATTTTACCTCCAGCTCTTACGATACAACACTGACCAGATTTGGTACGAAGAcctgttttaaaattaaaacctgttCAGGTGCTTACCTGAAACATTATTCGACTCTTAGGGAAAACGAGCAAGAGGTGCTCATCCCCCCAtatgagaaattcaaaattacTGGGAAAGAGAAGGGCGAATTTGTGAAAGGTCTAGATGATTGTGAGGTTGTCTATTTCCTGGAAAGCACAGGAATTCAAAGCAATCTGAATTGCAAAGCTGCATATGAGTGA